A region of the Megalops cyprinoides isolate fMegCyp1 chromosome 21, fMegCyp1.pri, whole genome shotgun sequence genome:
ATATGAAACTTAAATTCTTCATGACAGACTGTTAAATGAAATGGTCTGTGGAGAAAAGAGAAGATGACCAAAACCCCCCCCAGAAACGGGCATCACtcttatatatattttatatccaCCACCCAAAACACTGGCTATGTTCAACAAATTTACTTTGACCGTGTCTTGTGTTTCTCCCTGATGAGACCGCCACTTTTAATGACAATGGTTCTGATCCCGAACACAAAGCCCTTGACTCAGGCCACGGGATCAAGTTTAATACAGAATCTTGACAGATATATCCTGGAAGGGTCTCAGCCCCAGCAGATTTCCGAAGACCAAAGCAGACAtgtttttctgaaattaatCTTATTAATTGGATGATTAGGCAGCCCTAATCCACAGTGATCATTCCCAACATCTCttcaaaaatatctttttcCCTTATTTTTATCTTGGTAAATTATTGCCACCTTGTAATCAGTCTGGGGAATGGAGAACACAGCAACAgtgcactgtacacacacacacacacacacacacacacacacacacacacacaaaacacaaaacatccaCAAAACTGTGGCCCCTTGTCAATGATGATGACTTTTGAATCAGATTCAGCAGAATGTCGGTGACGATCTGTCCCAGGAGAAACACTTGGGTAAATCAGTGATCAGCCGATCTGAGGGGACGTTACGGGATGGTTATCAGCTCTGTGGCTCCAGCATGGAGTAAGGCCCCTTGTCCCCGTCTCTCAGATGTTGTCACTTTCTCTGGCAGACAAGTAGCCGTGTCCCTAATCTGAGTGGGGAATCAGTGAGGAGAGAACTCgggcggtggggggtgggggaaggggggtgggaggtgatGACTGTCATTGtctcacaccccacccccctctcccccatcccttaccccccccctccccccaccccaaaggCCATATCACGATCACCTGCCTTGATAGGGGCCCGGGAACAGAGACTGCCAGTCTCGGCTGCAGTCCCAGCTAAGGCTTAGGCCCTCTGGGACAGGCCCACACTATGAAAGGCATTCTCAGATGCGAAGAATGCCCAGGAGTCAGTCTGGGCAGTCCACTGTCTGCCCCGGGAGACTCCAGGCGCCACAGTGTAACAGCAGTCTCAGGTATGCCAGGCAGACGCTGCAGCCACTTCCCAGAGACTCACCTGAGACTGAGAGCGGTCATTGACCTCACCGGTGTGCTCActtatttcttcatattttgtttccctttcctttttctgGGTTGGTGAGAAACCTCCACCAGCTCTCCTGGAGCAAACAAGTAATTTTGAGATTTGTATATCCTCTCATTGGCTTTGCTCTACATCGCCATTATTATGATGACTTTTTTTATCATATCAGCTGGGCACTTGTTTTGATCTGAGGTAATTTTCTTGAACTTGCGCCTCTGTTTCACAAGCACTGTTGTATGTCAAATGCTTTTGAGGACTGCAGAATAATTTGAGAGAAGAGTAAATGACTGAATCCAGACATGAGGGAGGTTTTTCTGTCCTTCGTGGTATGAAACTACACAGTGGTGCATGTGGCCTTGCAGTGgatgcatttacattttctaaCAGTTCACATTTGGCTGAAGTTGATCACCTTATTTAAACAAGCCACCTAAATAAGAATGTAAACCTTTTGATTATAAAATCTTATTAAGTGATATCTGCTAATAGAGGTCCACTGGCTTGGTAATAATTTCTGGCAGGGCTTCTGACAATATTAACATATGActgttattttcctttttgacaGTTGCATTTCACTTACGTGAACAAGCAGGTCTACATATATTCTGCTTCTGTTGGCaccatttgcatttcagtttatcAGTTTTTCAAACTATgttaataaataacaacatCAGCAGAGTTTGACTtcaacattattatcattattttaacaatattattactatttttggAACTATTGTCTGATTCCTTATTGCGTCTCTGACTCCAGCAATGCCTTTGAAACTTTTCAATGTCCAACATGAGTACACAGGTATTGAAGGTGTGCTTGTTGTTTGTTATGCTTTACATTGTCTTAAGAATTCAACATGTGCGATATGGAATCACTCATAGTTTCTGTATCACGTGTGGCAACACCCTTGAAGGTGATCTTCACATTTTAAGTaacttcatatttattttagtcTTAAGGCTATGTTATTCCTTTAAATGTAAGAGTGTAAATACAGTATCTTATGTTATCTGATGTTAATTGTATTGAATTTGAATGGTAGCCATGTCATTTCCCTTGATGGAAGTGACTGGTCAACCATTGATACCCATTGATTGAAGGCTTTGTATTGGTCTAGGCCTCAATGCCAGAATGATTTTCAATCTCAGATGGttattcacccccccccctttttttgcaAGTTGTCCTTCATTTTGAGTAAGGAGTTTCAGAGAGTGTGCTTTTCATTCATTACAATGCAAGACACGGTGCATGGTCACAGTGCAATAGCTAGCAATGAATATATCTTctcataaatatatacaaaaatgaaagtacAAACATAGTTTTTACAATGTAGACGAATCATCACAAGCTTCCTCCAACACAATGACATGGACACTGTGGCTCATTTGGCAGTGTAAGCATTTTCCCTTTGCTGTAGAGGTGCAATAAACAATGTGGAATGACAAAAACATATTAATCAGATTAgaataatacaatttatttaaaatatacaattaattCAACATATAATCATTTCTTTATAACATAATAAATTCTAGCActaaaataatataacaatttacaaaacaaataaaacaaaacatttattggtattcataaacatttatccaaatatttctgaataaatatgaatatgggTTATATTGGAGAAAAATGTAATGGGGTGCTATAGGTTTTGGTCAAGATTATCCAAAGCCCGAAGTCCCCGGCTGCTTTCAGTGCCTCTGTGGAAGCGCCTGCGCGAAGCCCTTCGTCCAAATCACCGCTTTACCAAATGCGCATGCGCAGAGCAGGGAAACAGCACCGCTGTCCCGTAAGGCCTGCATTACAGTAACGCAAACGCTTAGCTCGCGAGCGCGCTCAGAGAAAGTCGGAGACGATGTcggaaaagaaacaaactgtggATTTGGGACTATTAGAGGAGGACGACGAGTTTGAAGAATTCCCAGCAGAAGGTAAAGTCAGCCCGAGAGCCTGCGTGTGTACTGTGCGAGTCTTACCAGTTCTTTTCCTGTAGCCAAATCAAAATGGTTTGCCAAAcctgctaacgttagctagctagccggaCTAGCCAGTGACTCAGCTTAGTATCTTGCTAtgttgctaacgttagctagcctcAGGGGTGTCAGCACTCAGTGTAGGCCGTCATATAGAACTATATGTAGCCAGCTTGCCCGTTAGCggcctgttttatttatttttgtagagAGCAATAAGCTGTAGTTTATGGCCACCAGTTTTGTGAACTGCTACCATGGCTAGCTGTCTGTAGTCAGTTGTAAGGATATTGATGCCAGTGGGTTAGCTTGCTGGCTAACTAGCTGTTTAGCTAACTACattgctagctagttaaatgGGAGTTCATTGTCGGTGAAATGACTGTTGTGCGTCTACGAATGTCGTTCAGCAAAGAAGCGAACCATTAATTACTATGTCTTGCAGGGTAGCTGACGTGACCTAGAAAGCGAATAAATGCTACCAGTTCTTGTgctcgctaacgttagctaaggTTGATGCCATGAGGCCTGTTTCGTTGTTGTAACATGCACCCGGTTTGCTAGCTAGTGATGCATATAGACGAGTCACTGCGGTAAAATGCTTTGATTATGATAATTTACTAAATGACTGACTGGGCATATATGGAGGtatagtggtatggagcagggccggtaaccgaaagattgctggttcgattccccgctggggcactgctgctgtacccttaggtgAGGTACTTAATCCAGAGAAGgcaaatatccagatgtataaatggacaaactGACCCGATtaactcactctggataagagcgtctgctaaatgacgaaaATGTCATGTAGAAGTTAGTAGTGGAACGCTGTGTCGTTGTCCATACATTCACTGACCTGCTTTAAAGTAGGCTAACTGTAGCCCACATATGTAAACAAACAGTTTGGTAGTGTAGTGAATGCGCGCAAACTGAAAGGGTAAGGGAATAATAACCCCGAAGGTGTCTATCTTTCCTGTGATTCCATATCGCCTTACGGTTTGTGTGTCCCCTTAAGGCATGAGAAAGGACATTTGCTAGGTTGTCCAATTAATacacttttaaaaagcaaaatacaaattcaCTAATTAATTAAGTTGTAGATATCGTGCAACTTTAAACCACTGTGCAAgttaaatttgtcatttcattttaggtTACTAGTCAGCTTGTTTGTAGACAAGTATTTACTGTTTCCTTTAACTTATAAATGTGTCTAACTTTAACATATGTTGATCATGTTCCATTATTCTAAGGGATGCTTGGATGATCATGGATTTGGATTGTTCattttgcctgtgtttgtaATAGATTGGACTGGGTTGGATGAGGATGAAGATGCTCATGTGTGGGAAGATAACTGGGATGATGACAATGTAGAGGATGACTTCTCAAATCAGCTGAGGTAAGACGGCACCACGGCCGCTTAAAGTGCTTTCGCATGGACAATCAGAAAGTGGATCGATCCGTTTTGGCCCAGTTCACTATTAGGAGGTGCAATAATGTAAGGTGTCACACTGTTTTtagttgggggaaaaaatctgttTGCATTACAGGTTTTCATAATCAGTGTCAGTACTTGCTGACTAGCTTGAAGTGTTATTAGAGGCGTGCAAGATAGATACTCTGGCCTTCATTTTGTTGTCATGAAGTAATTTGACATAGACAAATGAAGAAGACGCTATCAGTGGTTGTCCATGTTCTTCTGAGCATTTTCATTGGCTTCCACCTGCTATTTATGCAGACTTGATCTTTGAGTAAAGGACccttttgtctttctcttgacacacagatgcatgcaagatattttactttttcatgaaGTGCGTAAGCTCAACAGTCAGTCGTGTTGGAATGCCACTTAACCTATACTTTGCATTCCTGTTTGTAGTGCATATCTTTTGTAGTGTTGTCTTTACACACGAACACACGTTTGCTAAAATAGCAAGCCACATTACAGCATattcagaacaaaacaaaaaagctgtcAACCGACTGAAATTGTTGACAAAACCGAGAAAGTAGGGACATTTAAGTAAGAGTGCCACAGCATTCTTACTTTACCAAAGCTATGATGGGGCTTTCAGACACACACCGCTTTTCGAGGTGGTGCTGTGCCATATACGGCTTCATTGGAGATCCAACACGCTTGACCCGCCGAGGCGGGGTTCCGGGGTTCTCGAACGTTCCCTCAGACAGCCTAAAAGACTGCCCTCGGAAGACTGCTGACCCGCAGAATGCGAGGAACTCACCAGATTACCCTTAAACTAAACACCCGTCAGCACCACTTAGTGAtaaaggatggggggggggagaataaagcgaggaaaaataaaaagtagcacGGGAGAGCAGGCGTTTTAATCTCACTGCTCATGCTGGTTCAGGCAGGATGGACTTCACGCTGTCGGCAGCAGGAGTCGAACGCCCTCCCCCGTGGCGGCTCGGACCTGTGCTGCGGAGAGCGCCGGGTGCGGTGTTAGAGGATCTGAGGGGGTCCTGTCTCTGATTGCAGGGCATGCGGTGACTGCCACCACACAGCCGGCAGCATTTTTACAGCAGCATGGCCAGCCAGCCAGACGCGGTTTCAGTgtgcttcattttttgtgacaagCCCGCGTTCACAAACAGAGCAAGGAAGAGTTAATTTAGTCTTAGAGGCCTGCATTCATATTCCAAGCTGTTGCCTCCTgatgacatttggtttcacattgGTTTGATGCTATCCCTTTGCAGGCCTCAAAGATGTGAGATATAATTTCCATATGGAACTACAGTTCCCAGTATGGGAACATGGTGCTCATAACTGTGTCTTACTTCAGGCGGTCAGCTGGCATGTGATGTTCATAAATGCTGccaccaaaacacaaaaatagaagGAGCACAACCAGATTACACTTTGCACTCTGTTTCATAGCAGGAATTCTACCAGCTTCTTCTTGCACTGTTCAAAATATCTGTCCACGGATTACTCATGGCAAGGAAAAAATGGCATCATTATAGCAAGGATTCTATTACCCATTTTTTTCCGTGACTCAAAACACGTTTTAACAATGGGAGAAAATGGAAGTACAGAAATGGCCTGCATCTTTTCTCAGTGGATTTATTGGAGGATCATAAATGTAACCTGTCACCAACCCTTAGAGTGGACCGCAGGTACTTCCTGTCCATGCGGTTCCTTCAGAATTCATTTGCGGGTCCATCTCACCAGGAGAGGGCAAGAGCCCCAGTACCTCCAATTTGCTCAGATTCGAACTCTGGTGGTTTATGTGAAAGGGCTCTTAATGCAAAGTGTCTTAGCCTACAATAGTAATTTTTTTACtatgtggaattttttttttctgacaaagcATGTGAAGTCTGGATATGTTTCACGTATCCTTGACCATAAAAATAATGCTGGAGTCTTTGTCTTTAGGGGACATAAATCAGTAATCCTTTGTGATCGTAAAATGGGACCCTGAAGATTTTCCTGAATGTAAATCTCTTCCTTGTCggttcaaacacattttttcccacCAGATAAATGAGTTCTCTTCATTTTCCTCAATCCCATACAAAAGCCACAATAAATGTGAAACGGCCATCGTGTGTTGAGGAAAACATTGTGTACGGGCTTAAATGTAAAACTCCAGTCTGTAAGTAGCTTCTTTTGGGATTTTGAAACCAGTTACAAACCAATGTGCTCTAGGTGGTCCGAGACCACAATGACTCCAATGAATGGGTAAGCTGTCCTGTAAATTACATGGTTCGACTGAACTGAGGAAAAGGGTCTTCCTTCTCTAAGTGGTGGTAACGGCAACGGTTTGAGGTGAACTGTAGCGCGATTATCGTAGGTGGAAGCGAACTACCTTTAGATTGGTTTAATCTTGTAAATACCCTTTGATTTACAAATTGGTTAATGTCGTCGGCAACGTTGCAGACTTTTCTGTGCGGTAACTCCAAAGCCTTGTGGTTGCAGAGCCATTTTCTTTAATTACTGGTTTACTGGTTCAAAATTACATCTTCACAATGTACATTGGAGTTGCCATTGGTAGTGGTAGTTAACTGCTAAAGTTAAATTAAGCACACAAGCAAGACTGTAGTTTAGGGGTCAGTGttagtacatttttaatatggCTATTGGTGTCCTAagattttctgttgtttccaGAAACAATTCTTTAAGTGATGTTACATGCTTCTCTGTGTTGGGTactataaaaacacatttcctcttTAATATCACTTGTTTTGATATTCAAATGTCAGAATATTTAGATATGTAATGCATGCCTCTGTTAAGAGACTATTGTGGCAGGATTTTTTTCACACTTATGTTTACTTGCCACAGTGGCTTGAAGTCAGCACTGTTTTCACAAATGAGTTTGCAACTTTGTTGTTAATATGCATACTTTCCCTCTCACCTGAGATCACCAGAAAGCTGATTGTTAATCAATATGGCATTGTTCCTGACTCAAAACCATGGCAAATGAAAATCACGGTGTTCCTTAAgtgacttgatttttttttcttttctccgcAGAGCTGAGCTTGAAAAACATGGCTACAAGATGGAGACATCGTAGCTTCTGGCACACCTGTGAAATTTCTATTTGGAATGTTGTCTGCCACATTCGAACATTAATTCACTTCAGAGGGGATGTTTGATAGTGTACTTTGGCTGCTTCTTtcttttgtaataaaataaacatatgtaaaataaagtgttttaaCACGATCACAGATGTTGTTACTTTTCTAATGTTAAGTTAGTGCCAGTTAATGACAGTCTTTTTGGGTGTTCTTTTTGGGtcttcttcctttttattttaagttcaTTTGGTTGGCCTGTCAGCCCTTGCTGGGATTAAAGGATGAGTATTATAAAATCTAGGCTCCTCAAAAGTGTTATGAGAAAGTGTTGGATGGATAATATTGGCTGATAAATGAATCCTGTTTAGACCAGCAATGTTACATTTATAGTGTAGATCTGGATCACTTGTTTGGCAGATATTTTAAGGTATTTGAAGAGAAGGTGAAAGTGGTAGCTAAAGCGGAGAATTAAATGCAGCAGCCTATTAGCCGTGTACTCTCACTCTCCTGAGGTACAGCATCATAAATGAGCAGCTCTGTGACTAGGGGCCGTACGCCTGTATACAGGGtgcctccccccacctcccggGACCGGTGGGGCTTTGCGGAGTCTCTGATCGGGAGATTATCCAGTACTGTGTTTTCTGAGGGGAGgggtgtcgtgtgtgtgtgtgtggggggggggggggttggtcacAGCGTGTGGCCCAATCGGTCCTGCCCGGGCCTGCCTTCTGTCATGTGGAAAACCGGGGCTAGTCTTCCGCCTCACAGCGGGTTCTCCCACAGAACCAGAGGCCAATTTGCCGAGGCTGCGCTCCCGGCAAATGATTGCGCCGGGTTCTGGACTCCTCAGCCCACACGCTTTAATGAGCTGAAATGGATGCCGGTGGAGGATCGCCTGCGACAGGAGGGCTTCCTCGCGCCACGCCCCTCTGCGCTTTCACAGTTCCTCTTTGTTCGCTAATTGAAATTCAGACGGCGCGGCCAACCGCAGCCCGAGCTTGCCGTTCACGCACCACACGCATGCTAGattcatatttaacattttcaggGCGTCCGAGTCCCATGATTTCCCCCTCCTTGTCCTACAGCCGTAATTTTTTGATTGCAGTATGACAGAACGCAGATGTACGATGACTGGTTATTGGTGAAAGTGGTAGGGAGGGAAAACTCAAAAGAAGGAGCCCACCTGTATAGATCAGCCATTTTAAGTGCATCCAGCCTCGCCCCCCAGTTGTTTCTAATTCCAGTGATGTTCTCAGTCTGTGTCTAAGATGTGAGGTTCTTTCATCATGGATGTCAGGCTGTAGCCCCAGAGGTTAAAGCTCCTCTTTCACCGGCGATTATCACAAATGTTGTCATCTGCAAGCCGGACCGACAGGGTCCGTCGGGCCGTCTTCAGTGAGCCGGGTCCAGGGAGCAGGTGcggtgtgtttttctttggtcTAGGATCGCACCGAAAGTCTGAGAAGTCTCCGATCTTCAGCTCGGGGAAAACAAGTTTGTTCAGTGTTgggattattttttaaaaggaacGCCGGCTTGAAGTTGTGCAGACCTGTTGTTGGTTGTTGAATTAGTTGACTTTTTCAATTGTAGTTGCAATGCAGTTGAAACGAATTAGTTATTTTAGGATAAAATTAGGATCATGTCCAACAGCTGTATTTGATGGCTGGCCTTtgtgttaaatgaatgtgaCTTTTTGTGGTTTCCAAAAGGGTGGTGAATACACTGTACGTTAGATAAACAACCTCCGAAAAAAATTATACACGGTATTTAGTCATTCACTTGAGTTCTGTTCACAAACCAGGGCTAAATTGCAAGAAGAAGACTTATGTTTTACCTAGACTAGATTATACTGATTGTTGGTGAACGTGTTGCATGAAACAAGAAATTGATTTGGAAAAATGCAATGGATGTTTATCTAAGAACAGCATTCTCTGTCTCACAAAATTGAGATTATGACAGAAACCGCAGGGACTACCTTTTTTAGAATGCCCCACTATGTATCACCTGGCTGCAAACAAActagaaaaacaacacaaaaccatgCAAATCCTCCTAGGCCATGAAATTAGGTGCTGTGTGCTGgatcattattttaattgttggGAAGTTATTGAAGTGTGTAAATCAGAAAGCGGGGGCAATGATGGTGAGTCTGTGGCCGTTTTGTTTGTGCCAAAAAGCGGAAGATTAGCCTCTTGTGTTTGACACACATGCCATTTCTGTGACACCTGTGTCTTTGCTGGTGTTCCAGTGGCAGAATCCGCTAGACAATGAAGCTGGAGTTTTGATTCCTGACTCTTTACCATTTTCCCAGTGCTTTTTCCTTTGTGCTTCATATTAATTGCTTCTATTTGCCTCACTTCTATATTTCAGTCTTGACCCATAAGATATTTTCTGGCCTCAGCTCGCTGCTTACTGTGACCCTCTGTAACAGTATTGATCAGATGTCAGCGCTCTGACTAGATAGATATATTGATTTTACCCCAAGCCAAGACATCGCAGTGTGTATTTGccatattattatttcagttgttCTGATATTgtagaatgtatttattttaccttcTAATACTGTTTACTTAATACtgtttcatacacatttttacttACTCAGGTTCAACACTGatagaaaaaaaagctgtaatttaAGTAAAACTGTAATTTGTTCCTTGGTATAACTGGCtacaaatcaaataatacaaatgttttatttaaaaaaaaaaactggaatagCACCCACAGATAATACCTGCATTTGAGGCACATCACGCTGAAGCGCCATCCCCCTGAGCATTGGTCGTTTCCAAAGCAAACAGACCTCAAACAACCTGTATCTAGCGCATTAGGTCGCATGTTTCCTAAGTTACGATCATGCCTGTATTTGACTTTTCAAGGCTGTGCTGTTAATGCGTACGACACAAAGCCAGCCGGGAACGGTCCCTACACCTACGTGTAAACTGAAGGAAAGGCGCCGAAGATAATCGCCTAGTTATGGATTACCCCCATTGCGGTCGCGGTGCTCCCAAGTTGACTGCACGCCAGCGCGGGTTTCACCCGGCCGCTGCTGAGCGGGAGCACTCGACcgcagtgtctctctctccgcaAGCCAAGAAAGACGGGGGCCATTGTACGGCAGCACGCAGCTGCTACAATAATAGGCCTAATTGCACATTTCTTTTGTGGGGTGAAATTAGTGGCAAAAACAGCTACAATGCCCAAAccccgagaaaaaaaaaatgactcatgGGGTGACTGCTGCCAGTGAGGCACATATCCACCACCCACAGCTCCGCATCCCACACCTGCACTCGCGCACAAGCAAACACGGATAATAAGGTGTAATtacttcaaaaataataataagtgcTCCCGATGTGACAATGGCATGCCTGTTTATCGCGAGAGGGAATAATAACTCGTGAGGAAATAGAGGAGCACCTCTCTTTCCTTCCGAACGCCCTACGACACCGTGTCAGTGTAAGAGTCCGTTTTTTCCTGTCGTTCTGCTGGTTTTTGCGATCACGGCGCCGACTTTGAATCCGCTTTCGCGGTTTGACATTGAAACGAGAGCGGGAATTCTAAGCACCCctgtcctttttccttttctgtttttgcgCAGTGAAAATCTTATAATATCAAGTGAAAAAGTTGGGCCTTACAAgtctttgaaatgtaaacatgaagTGAGACGTTGCGAACTGCAAGATCAGACCGATTGCGTTTCAGTGCCATTTAAGAGCAATCTGCGTTTATAGGGAACTGACGTGCTCAGACATAGAGGAAAACATgaaggtattttttttacaccaaCAGTGGTGGTTGAGTCACTGCAATAACAGCCTCTTTGGTTTTAATGTCAATCTGTATTACAGTGTTCTACATTGTTGGAGTGAACTATAAGCTATGCGTCTTTGCGGCCTTTACAGATCCTTGTTTCAAGCAGGGAAACTGGGTCTCAGGAGAGCTTTGAGGTATAATACTTGGAACAAAAACTTAGTTTGATCTGAGAAATTACCTCAAAAATGATCGTTCGTAAACTATAAGTAAAACCTCAATTCAATCAGTGCAATGTGCTTTTTCCTTAATTTTGAGAATTTTTACTTAAACagatcagaaacacacaccaaaacaggttattttttgttcataaatTCTAGGATAATAATAGAATCACCAgataatacactaaatagtcTATGCAACAGCATTAGTGCCCTAAACATCACAAACATTAGTGCAGTTATCAAAGTGGCTAAATTTGTCAACATATCTTAGTCTGCACATGAAAGAATTTCACTGTAACATATTACCACTTAGTTTGCTTGTTCTGGAACTGAATTCTCTAACAGTTACATGAACAATCCTGGGAAAACTATGCAAAATTACATTAGCTGATTGCATGACATATGCTAGTTACTGTAAATGACTAATTCTTAGCCAAGAATTCAAAGCATTTGTAATTAACTATCAACAGTTCTGAAATAGGCTAATGCAGTCCACACCATGCAGTCACGGCATTTGTGCTTAATGATAACTTATGAGGAAACCAGGGAGTAATGTTAAAGGCTTACTGAAGCTTGTTAGCT
Encoded here:
- the sem1 gene encoding 26S proteasome complex subunit SEM1, yielding MSEKKQTVDLGLLEEDDEFEEFPAEDWTGLDEDEDAHVWEDNWDDDNVEDDFSNQLRAELEKHGYKMETS